In the Malaya genurostris strain Urasoe2022 chromosome 1, Malgen_1.1, whole genome shotgun sequence genome, one interval contains:
- the LOC131439464 gene encoding trypsin 3A1-like, whose protein sequence is MQLPLAIGLIWLARMSLALPVNGNRTCNCVCGLNGRTNRIVGGVETAAHEYPWLAGLFRQGKLYCGASVLTKNYLITAAHCVNAFEPSEIRVYLGGHNIAKDYTELRRVKRIIDHENFDIFTFNNDIALLELDKPLRYGPTIQPACLPDGSERDLSGSLGIVAGWGRIEEKQPPSKTLRSVVVPIWSQQQCLEAGYGSKKISDNMMCAGYHDGKKDACQGDSGGPMHKMGNAGSMEVIGVVSWGRGCARPNLPGIYTRIVNYLPWIEEKLAGECLCVPKDVAARRME, encoded by the exons ATGCAGCTACCTTTGGCAATCGGTTTGATATGGCTTGCCCGGATGTCACTGGCGCTTCCAGTGAATGGCAACAGGACCTGCAACTGTG TCTGCGGATTAAACGGTCGTACAAACCGAATCGTCGGAGGCGTTGAAACTGCAGCCCACGAATATCCCTGGTTGGCTGGCTTGTTTCGGCAAGGAAAACTCTACTGCGGAGCTTCGGTGCTAACGAAAAACTATCTCATTACGGCCGCCCATTGCGTCAACGCTTTCGAGCCTAGTGAAATCAGG GTATATTTAGGTGGGCACAACATTGCCAAAGACTACACGGAGCTCCGGCGGGTCAAGCGAATCATCGACCacgaaaatttcgatatcttcaCATTCAACAACGATATCGCACTGCTGGAGCTGGATAAACCGTTGCGCTACGGTCCCACAATTCAACCGGCCTGCCTTCCGGATGGAA GTGAACGTGACTTGAGCGGATCGCTTGGAATTGTTGCCGGCTGGGGACGAATTGAGGAAAAGCAACCGCCATCGAAGACTCTACGTTCGGTTGTGGTTCCAATTTGGTCTCAGCAACAGTGCCTGGAGGCCGGTTATGGGAGTAAAAAAATCTCCGATAATATGATGTGTGCCGGGTATCACGATGGCAAAAAAGATGCATGCCAG GGTGACAGCGGTGGTCCGATGCACAAAATGGGTAACGCTGGGAGCATGGAGGTAATCGGAGTTGTGTCTTGGGGTCGAGGCTGTGCTAGACCGAACCTTCCCGGTATTTATACACGCATCGTAAACTACTTGCCCTGGATCGAGGAAAAATTGGCCGGAGAATGTTTGTGTGTACCCAAAGATGTCGCCGCCAGGAGGATGGAGTAA